The following is a genomic window from candidate division WOR-3 bacterium.
GGAATGGATTTTGCACTTCTTTTTTGGTCTCTTTGCCTTCATCTTTGGGCAGTTAACCACCTTCTTTGCCAAAAGGGATTTGCTTTTAGTCGTAGGTCTTATAGTTATTTTTTTCTGTTTTCTCTTACTTCCCTTACTCAAAAAACCAAGCGGCGAAATACAGAAAGGGTGATAAATGGGGAAGGGATTGCGCCCTTTTGAAAAATTTGCCTTCTACTATGACAGTTTTATGAAAGAACTGGTTGATTACGAGCGCTGGGTGAATTACACGATAAAAATTTGGCAGAGGGAGGGAAAAGCGGTGAGGAGTGTTTTAGATCTTGCCTGTGGCACCGGTATCCCTTCCCTCCTTTTAGCAAAAAAAGGGTTTTTGGTCACCGGTTTGGATTCTTCTCCGGAGATGTTGGCGGTCTTTCGGGAGAAGACGAAAGATAAGGGATTAACGGGAAGTTTAAAGATAGTGTTGGGGGATATGAAAAATTTCTCTCTGCCAGACCGGTTTGATGCCTGCACCTCTTTTTATGATTCCCTAAACTATCTCCTCACCGAGGAAGATTTGCGGGGATGCTTCCAATCTGTTTTCCACTCCTTAAACGAGGGGGGGATTTTCACCTTTGATATGAATACCATCTTCTCTCTGGAAAAGATTTGGGATAATCAATCCTTCTGGCGGGAGAGTAAAGAACTTTTAACCTTTTGGCGAAACGAATACGATAAGGGAAAAAGGATTTCTACCCTTTACCTCAGATGTTGGGTCAAGAGTTTGAATGGCGACTTCCTTTATGACTTTGAGGAGATTCATCGGGAACGGGGTTACGAATTGGAAGAGATTGCCGAGGAACTAAAAGCAGCTGGTTTCTCCGAAATAAAATTCTATCATCACCTCACTTTTCGAAAGCCTTCTTCTGAGACCGCCCGGGTGATGGCGGTGGCGATAAGAGATTAATCTCAAAAAGAGAGAAGTTTTACTAATTAGGAGGTCTTTTAGTTAACGGGAATTTTTATTTAGCCAAACTGCTGCCTTTAAGAGTTCTTTAATATCGCCAATGTTATGTTCCCCCGGGGTAATGACTAAGGTATCACGCAGACCATTTTCTTGAAAGACTTTATGGAGATAACGATTCTCGGAAAGGTTCCAATCTTTTTCCCGAGAGATAAGATAGATTAGTTTATCTTTTAATCTCTGCCAGCGGGCAAAGGGCAGGGCTTGGGAATGGGCACACACGGAAATAACCCCCCGAAATTTTTCCGGATGGAGGAATAAAGTTAAAAGCGCCTGAACGCCCATTGCGGAAAAGCCGTAGAGGAAGACCCGGGAGGAATCAACCGGATAATTTTTTATCAATTTCTCATAGGTCTTCGTTATATCCTTATCATTTAACCAAAAGTCCCTTCTTTTTTTTGCCTTGTGGCAAGTAGCGAGAACCCAACCGAGGCTATCACCAACCTTTTTCATCTCTCTCATATCCTTTTCGGTTGCCCCGGTGCAACTAAGATAGATTAAGGCAGGAGACTTTCCCTTTGCCTTCTTGGGCAGATAGAAGCAATCGGAATCAGAATCGCAGTGAATCTTCTGGGCAAAGGAGTTGAGAAAGAAGATGGCTAAAAATAAAAAGGTTTGCTTCATCTCTTAATCTCCTTTAGGGCGTTTATCGCCGGTAAGAAATCGGGCATTATCTTCAGTGCCCTTTGATAAGAAG
Proteins encoded in this region:
- a CDS encoding class I SAM-dependent methyltransferase: MGKGLRPFEKFAFYYDSFMKELVDYERWVNYTIKIWQREGKAVRSVLDLACGTGIPSLLLAKKGFLVTGLDSSPEMLAVFREKTKDKGLTGSLKIVLGDMKNFSLPDRFDACTSFYDSLNYLLTEEDLRGCFQSVFHSLNEGGIFTFDMNTIFSLEKIWDNQSFWRESKELLTFWRNEYDKGKRISTLYLRCWVKSLNGDFLYDFEEIHRERGYELEEIAEELKAAGFSEIKFYHHLTFRKPSSETARVMAVAIRD
- a CDS encoding prolyl oligopeptidase family serine peptidase encodes the protein MKQTFLFLAIFFLNSFAQKIHCDSDSDCFYLPKKAKGKSPALIYLSCTGATEKDMREMKKVGDSLGWVLATCHKAKKRRDFWLNDKDITKTYEKLIKNYPVDSSRVFLYGFSAMGVQALLTLFLHPEKFRGVISVCAHSQALPFARWQRLKDKLIYLISREKDWNLSENRYLHKVFQENGLRDTLVITPGEHNIGDIKELLKAAVWLNKNSR